A segment of the Lelliottia amnigena genome:
AATGGAAGGTCGCTTCCGCCATCAGGATATTCGCAGCCGCACCGCGCAAAGCCTGGCGAATCAGTACAACATTGACCGTGAGCAAGCCAAGCGCGTTCTGGAAACCACAACGCATATCTATGAACAGTGGGAAGCGCAAAATCCCAAACTGGCGCACCCACAGCTGGCGGCACTGCTCAAATGGGCCACCACCCTGCACGAAGTGGGTCTGAACATTAACCACAGCGGAATGCATCGCCACTCGGCCTACATTCTGCAAAACAGCGATCTGCCAGGCTTTAATCAGGAACAGCAAACCATGATGGCGACGCTGGTGCGCTACCATCGTAAAGCGATCAAGCTGGACGATTTGCCGCGCTTTACGCTGTTCAAGAAAAAGCAGTTCCTGCCGTTGATCCAGCTGTTGCGCCTGGGTGTGTTACTCAATAATCAGCGCCAGGCGACAACCACGCCGCCAACGTTAAGGCTGAAAACTGATGACCATCACTGGACGCTGAGCTTCCCGCATGGCTGGTTTAGCCAGAATGCGCTAGTACTGCTGGATCTCGAAAAAGAGCAGCAATACTGGGAAGCCGTAACGGGCTGGTTGTTGAAAATCGAAGAAGAAGAATCACCGGAAATTGCGGCATAACGCGTGAGACTCAGGCGTCTGACAACGACGTCTGAGTCTCGACAAGCTCTTCAAGCGGTTCAGGTTTACCGATCAAATAGCCTTGCAAATAGTCAATTCCTAACGCGGTGACGGCGCTGCGTATCGCTTCACTTTCCACGTATTCCGCCACGACCAGCATTTTCTTCATCCGCGCCAAATGGCAAATAGAGGCAACGATTTGATAGTCGAGGCTGTTGTCGGCGATATTGCGAATAAAACTGCCATCAATTTTCAGAATATCTGCGTCGACGCTTTTCAGTCGGGCATAGCTTGCGTATCCCGTACCAAAATCGTCGATAGCAATTCGACAGCCCATCATCTGAAGCTGTTTGACGATCTGATCGGCCAAAACGGCATTGCCAAAACCGCTACTTTCGGTGATTTCGAAGATTACTTGCCAGGCTTCAATCGCGTATTTCTTAAGTAACCGATTAACCTCAAGGGGGAATTGCGAGCGGCATACCGTTGAGGGCGATAGATTGATGGCAAACCGCATGCCCGGCAGCCTTTCGCGGTGTGTCGCCATAAACTGCAGCGTGCGGTCAAGCACCCATAAATCCACTCGCGACGACAAACCAAATTCCTGTGCAACGGGGAGGAAGGTGTCCGGTGAGAGTAACGTGCCATTATCATTCGGCATGCGCAGCAAAATTTCATGGTAGTGATCGCCACGAATGGCTTGCACCCGCTGCACCATCAGCACAAATTCGTTATGTTCAAGCGCCGCTTGCAAACGATTCATCATCGCCACTTTATCTTTCAGGCTCCGTTGCAGATGCGCTGCCCCGCGCTGCTGTAAGCTCTCAGGATGATTGGTGGATAATGATAAATCCGCAATGATGCTCAGCTCACCCAACAGCAAATAAAGATGGTTTACAGGAGAACGCACGCAGCAATAGCTCACGCCGATCTGCGGCTGCAGCGGCATGCCATCCCAGATAAACCGAAACTGCTTGATGTGTTCATCCAGCGCCTCGATTCGCACGGAATGCGACTCTGTATTCAGTCGTACAGCCAGATCGTATCCCGACAATTGATAGACGCACTCATTTTGCTCGAGCGTACCGTTAATCCACGCGGCGAGCTTTTGCTTGTACTGGATCCGCAACAGCACGCCGTAATTGCGCCCTAACACTTCCAGCTCTGGGATGCGGAGCATGCACAGCGTTGACCACGGTGATTTTGTCAGCGCACGCGACAATGCACGCAGGTTAGGCATATGAACGACGGGATCGAGAAACGCCAGTCGGCTGGCGCGAAGCATGATGACGCGCTGACGTGTCGCCAGCATGGCCATATAAATCACCACAAACGAGAAAACGAGATAGCTTGATGATGTGATCGCCAGCTGGATATCGTAACCCTGATACAGCGGGATGTAGCGGTAAAAATAATGAATGGACACCATCAGAACCGGAGTCCAGATCAACGACATCAGCTTGTAGCCAAAACGCATTGAGCCCCAAAGCATCACAGGCATCAGCAATGACAGCGTATAGTTGGTGCTGAATATTGAGCTGTTTTCATTGATGGGTATGAGCAGTAGAGACAACAGTCCAACCAGTACTCCGCCCCAGATGACAACTTCTGCGACGCTCACTTTTTTGTCAATTTGCAGTCGGATTTGGGAGATAAGCCCTTTCAGATAGCGGGGATGGCGAATCACACGAATCAACAGATAGCTGAACGGCACGCCCGTCAACCCTCCCACCAGCAAGCCTTGATAATTAATCAAGGTGCGGATACTCATTGGATTTATACCGACCATGCTCTGACGCGTCGCGTAGATACCCAGATAGACCGCAAACTGGAACAGCAGCAAAAAGAGGGTCGACGGACAGATGACCTGCCAAAAGATACGTTGCGCCATCAGCCGGTCATCACCATATGCCACCATGTTGCGATGCGGGGCAAACACGCGATATCCCCCCCCAACTGAGGATCAGCGGAACGATAAAATGACAAATAATAGCGATGGTTTCGAACCACCCGGTGGTAGGGTAGTAGCGGCAAAACAGCGCCAGAATAATACCGGGCACTGCCGCGAGGCCAAAAAACAACATCGTGGCGAGTAAAAATGCCAAAGGCATATAATAGAGCGCAACCAGGCCACCGCTTAATTGCGCATACGTGCTGGCGACACTAAATACGGGGAGTAAAGCAACCGGCAAAATGAGAGGAAGAGCCCACCAACGGTCTTTATTTTTCTTAAGGAATGCCAGAATTTTCATAGATGTCCAATATAAGTCCTTTAATCCAGAGAGAATTTCAGACAGGCATCCATCCTGACATCATTGCCACATACTGCTTGCGAGATATAAACACGATGGCAGGAGAATTTTAGTGCTCAATGACCGACAGGAATTGACTTAAATCAAACTATATTGTTCAAAAAAGGTTTTTATGACAAGATTATTGTGCTGTTTTCTCTTTTCTATCAAAGCGATAAATACTTGAATCATCATCGATAACAATAATTAATGTAAACATTGACGAATTTTTACACTTGCCATAATTGACCCCTTCTTCCCACTGTGCCTTAATAGCCGCATCGCCCGAAAGGGTATGCCCAGGAAAATACAGTGAGTCAGGCAACGCGTATGCACAAACGACATCGATTTAACACTCGAATGACCCGCATTATATTGCTGATTAGCTTTCTGTTTTTCTTTGGTCGCTTCGTTTATTCCTCTATTGGCGCCTGGTATCATCATCAGGACAAAATTCAGTCTCAACAGGTTACTCAGCCACTGGATACCACAAACCGCTAGCTTCCTGACGCAGCAACCGAATCACTTCAGCCATTCCTTTACTGAGAATTTTGTCCTGACGCATGACGATACCTAACTGCCGATGCAGAATGGGATCCAGTGAACCGACGGTTAAACCCTCGCGATCCGCTGCATGCTGAACCGCCATTCTCGGGACAATACTGAATCCCAGCCCTGCTCTCACCATACGTTTGATGGCTTCTATACTGCCTAACTGCATCACTGGCGTGACCGAAAAAGCACTCCCTTGAAACCAACCATCGATAAGCGCCCGCGTTCCGCTCCCTGATTCAAACGCAATCAGCGGCAGCGTATGCAAAATCGCGGGGGTGAGCTGCGATATTCGGTCCCCCTGCTCGCGCGCAATAATAAAGACAAACTCCTCATCCAGAATCGGCATCACATCAAGCGAACGACCGCTTGCCGGAAGGGTCACAAGTCCGATATCAAGACGGTTTTCCTCGACGGCTCGGACAATATCAAGCGTGTTGCCTGTCGTCACGCCGACGCCCAGCAGCGGATGATCCTGTCGTAGTTGCTGTAGTAGTCGTGGCAGCAGATGAATACATGCCGTTGCGCCCGTCCCTATCGTCACTGTGCCACCGATCTCGTCACTCAACGCCCTCACCGAGCAAATCGCCTCATCGACCACATGTTCAATACGAT
Coding sequences within it:
- the yfgF_2 gene encoding diguanylate cyclase/phosphodiesterase → MFAPHRNMVAYGDDRLMAQRIFWQVICPSTLFLLLFQFAVYLGIYATRQSMVGINPMSIRTLINYQGLLVGGLTGVPFSYLLIRVIRHPRYLKGLISQIRLQIDKKVSVAEVVIWGGVLVGLLSLLLIPINENSSIFSTNYTLSLLMPVMLWGSMRFGYKLMSLIWTPVLMVSIHYFYRYIPLYQGYDIQLAITSSSYLVFSFVVIYMAMLATRQRVIMLRASRLAFLDPVVHMPNLRALSRALTKSPWSTLCMLRIPELEVLGRNYGVLLRIQYKQKLAAWINGTLEQNECVYQLSGYDLAVRLNTESHSVRIEALDEHIKQFRFIWDGMPLQPQIGVSYCCVRSPVNHLYLLLGELSIIADLSLSTNHPESLQQRGAAHLQRSLKDKVAMMNRLQAALEHNEFVLMVQRVQAIRGDHYHEILLRMPNDNGTLLSPDTFLPVAQEFGLSSRVDLWVLDRTLQFMATHRERLPGMRFAINLSPSTVCRSQFPLEVNRLLKKYAIEAWQVIFEITESSGFGNAVLADQIVKQLQMMGCRIAIDDFGTGYASYARLKSVDADILKIDGSFIRNIADNSLDYQIVASICHLARMKKMLVVAEYVESEAIRSAVTALGIDYLQGYLIGKPEPLEELVETQTSLSDA
- the yfgF_3 gene encoding diguanylate cyclase/phosphodiesterase produces the protein MKILAFLKKNKDRWWALPLILPVALLPVFSVASTYAQLSGGLVALYYMPLAFLLATMLFFGLAAVPGIILALFCRYYPTTGWFETIAIICHFIVPLILSWGGISRVCPASQHGGIW
- a CDS encoding inner membrane protein; the protein is MHKRHRFNTRMTRIILLISFLFFFGRFVYSSIGAWYHHQDKIQSQQVTQPLDTTNR
- the cmpR_2 gene encoding LysR family transcriptional regulator gives rise to the protein MTVLNLGNLATFRLVIQRGSFSAAADALGLSQPAVSLQIRQLEQFLQTRLVERTGRGVKATAAGLALLNHSDRIEHVVDEAICSVRALSDEIGGTVTIGTGATACIHLLPRLLQQLRQDHPLLGVGVTTGNTLDIVRAVEENRLDIGLVTLPASGRSLDVMPILDEEFVFIIAREQGDRISQLTPAILHTLPLIAFESGSGTRALIDGWFQGSAFSVTPVMQLGSIEAIKRMVRAGLGFSIVPRMAVQHAADREGLTVGSLDPILHRQLGIVMRQDKILSKGMAEVIRLLRQEASGLWYPVAE